The genomic region ATTTTAACGGCAATAGATTCGCAAAAATTAAATGTGCAGGACAGGATGAAGAACCACAAAAAACCTTAGAAGAATCTAAAAACACAGATACCGGACATTGCGGACACTGCATAGTCTGTAAAGGTTTTGGATTTTCTAAAAAAAACATGCGCTGGCAGGGAATGATATTTTTCAGCGACTTACAAATTTTGTTCTTCCCCGTATTTACGATAAAAGGAACAAAGTGGATAACCACAGCTTCAAAACTAAAAGAAACAGGCATAGCACCCGAGATTGAAGATAAACAATCTGAGGATAAAATAAAAACGGAAACCGGAGATGAAAAATACCTGAACTTAGGCTGGCTGTACTTAGAGGTTGAAGGACCACACAACATAGACAAAAACAAATTTAAGATACCGAAATTTGGAAAGTTTAACTTAAAACCTGAAGATGTAATCGTCGTGCCTGAAAGTTTATTCGCCCACATAGTGAACTCAAATTTAGAAGTGAGAACTTCTGTGGCCATAGACCCCATCACCGGAGCAGCAAAAGAGGGAGCACTATTTACATCTGAAGCTATCCCGAGAGGAACGATATTACACGGCACGATAAGAATCTTTAATAAAAAAGCATTTGAAGGGAAGAAAAATGATGAAAGTAATTCGGAAACTCTTCCGGAAACAAAATATTTAATCGAGGCTTTAAAAGAAAGCAGACATTTCTACGAAACTCTTGGAATAGGTGGCATGACTACAAGGGGTTTCGGGAGATTAATCATAAACTCTAACGAATTTGAAGGAGGTGAAAGCAGTGGAAACCGCAAATAATAAAGGCAAAAACATAGAAGCCTTAACAAGCACAATAGCCTACGAAATAGTCAGTAAAGGAATTTTAAACGAAAGCGAGATAAATAAACTGCTTGGAGTTTTAACAAACAACGGTGTCTATGCAATGTGGGTGTACGCTCAGGCAAATTTTAAAAATGAAAAAATCAGTGAGTTCGCAAGAAGAATTGAAGAAATTCCTCCGCTTAGCGACTTTTCAAAAGACGAAGGAACGCCTAAAGAGAGTAAAAGAATCGAGCGTGTAAACAATAACCTTAGAGAAATATCCGAGAACCTTCCCCAGCTTTTACTTCTGAAACAACTTCTGGAAAAAACACTAACTTATGCAAGATACCATGCAAAAGCATCAGGAGATAAAAAATGAAGTGGTATAAGCTGATTTTTGAACAGGTACAGCCGATTCACGTTGGAAAACTCAACTGGGGAGTGGTATCTGAAACAGAAATATTTATTCCCGGACAAACCATGTGGGGTGCCGTTGTCAACGCGTATTTATGTAAAAATAAGCATTCTGAAATAAAGACCGTCCAGGAGAACTTTGAAACTATAACAAATTTCTTTCCATCTTTTGATGAAGAAAATATTTTAGAACCTGCCTATAAGGACGGAGAATTTGCATACAAAACAAAAAAAAGCTTAATAACAGAAGAAAAATTCAGGATTTACTTTGTAAGTGCCGACTTCAAAACATCTATAAATCCATTTACTGTAACGGCTAAAGAAGAGCAGCTGTATGAAATTGAATACATTTTGCCGAAGCCGAAAAGAGAATTTTTAGAAGATGCAAAGCAATTGGGTTTCAAAGAAAATCTCTACTGGATAGGTTTAATAAAATTAAAAGAAGACGACATAAAAGAAGTATTCGAAAGAGGAAACTTTGAAATCTTTGTAGGCGGAGATGCAAGATACGGCTACGGCTTGATGAAACTAAAGAAATATAAAGAGGCAGAAGAAAAAGAATTACAAAAATGGAACTTAAATGACGATGGAAAGTTCAATCATGATAGCAAAACACCTTTAAAAAATTTTTTAGAATTTAGCAGCGGCATAAAGTTCAAAGGGGATATCAAACTTATTCCCGAAATGGATTTTTCTCAAAACACTTCTTCCGTAAAAAATGCAAAATTTTACATAGCAATAGGAAGTATGCTGGAAAACAATCCCCCTCATGATTTAATTTTAAAAAAAGGGAAATTTATTCTGGAGTCTTAAATGATAGAAGCAATTTATAACCTTGGAAAAATTTTAATGCAGGATGACGGCAATTCCGGCAAAGTAACGCCAGAGCCGGTCAGCGCAGACAGATTAATAATCATAAACCTTGATAAGGATGGAAAGCTTATTAACGTTACAGATACAAAAAATGTATCCGAATACGAAAAAAAACTACTTTATAAAAGAGTAAGAGCCTCCAGACGATGCAATTCCTGCACTCCCACATTCTTTCTGAACATAAAAGAACCGCAAAAAAGCATAACCTGCTTAAAGTCCATCTTTAACTGGATGAAAAACTATAACAGTTCGGTTAAAGAACCAGAAGACTATGAAGCAATTCTCAAAGCACTGAAAAGTTACCTGAAAGACTTTCCTCCGCAAAGCAGAGAAAAGATTCTTCTTACCGTTACCGTGGACGGGAATTTCCCCTCAGAAATTCCGGAGATAGTTAGCGCATTTGAAACCGGCTATGTTCAAGAACTTGGATTTAACGAAATCGGAACATGTTCTCTGTGCGGCAGCACTACCAGAATTACAGGGAAAAAATCCCCCTTTGCCTTTTACACACTTGATAAAGTGGGCTACATTTCAGGCTTTTCAACTAAAAATCACGGGAAAGGATTCCCGATATGTTTTGAATGTTTCAAAAAGCTGGAAAAAGCCAAACAGTACATATCAAGCAGAAGTTTTATTTTAACCAAAAACGCTCCCAGATACTGGCTCGTCCCAGGTGTTATTTTTGACACAGAAACTTCTGACAGTAACTCACTCAAAGAACTCATTGAAAACATTTACGACCTGGAATACATGAAAAAGTATCTTCATTTAACAGAAACGGAACATCAAAAACTTGCAGATACAGAAGAAGATATTCTGGACATACTGAAAGAGCTTGAGGACTATCTCACATTCCACTTTATTTTTATTGAAAAGAACCAATCTCAGGAAATCATTAAACTGCATATCCAGGACATCTATCCTTCAAGAATAAAAAAGCTTTTCGAAGCCAAAACCCACGTTGAAAAGAACCTGGAACTTAAAAGAGAATTCACTTTCGGCACTTTAGGTCAGTTTTTCTGGAAATGGGATAAGCACTCTAAAAGGAAAGACCTGCAGAAATATTTCCTTGATCTCATTGACCGGATATTTCGGGAAGTCCCTTTCTCAGAAGCCCTGCTCATAAAGTTCTTGCTTAATGGAATAAGACGAGCTTACCTTGACGAAGAATACGATAAATTAACAGCACTCAATGCTTTAGCATCGTTCCTGTTTGTTAAAGCAACTACGGAGGGAATAATGGAAACTATCAAAACCGACGACGTCAGGAATTTATTAGAAACTCTACCTCTGCTAAATACACCGGAAGCAAAAGGATTATTTGTCCTCGGAGTCCTGACACAGCGCCTGATTGACAAGCAGGCTGGAACCAGAAAAGGCAACAAACCTTTCCTTAAAAAACTTTCCAGCTTTAAACTGGACCAGAGAGGCTTTGAAAAATTGATGCCTGAACTGAGAGACAAAATGGAAGCCTACGAAATTTTTGGAAAATTTGAAAGGGAACTGTTTGACCTGGCTTCAGAATGTTTTGCTAAAGCCAACCAGCCCTGGAAACTTAATGTTGAAAAGATGAACTTTGTATTTGCAGTCGGCATGGGAATGAAGGACAAAATCTACAATAAAAAATTTGAGAACAAAACTGATGGAGGTAAATCATGATTAGAAACCGCCGTGAGTATCTTTTTTTCTACGATGTAACCGATGCGAATCCCAACGGCGACCCAATGGATGAAAACAAGCCGAGAATTGATGAAGAAACAAAAATCTGCCTCGTAACAGACAGCAGACTGAAGAGGATAATCAGGGACGAACTGGCAGACATGGGTGAAGAAATCTTTATAAGGGAAGAAAGAAAAGAAGACGGAAAATTAAAAACAAAAGAGGAGCTGTTAAAAAGTTACAACAAAGGAGATTACAACGAAATTCTTAAAAGATGCATAGATATAAGACTTTTCGGCGGAACGTTTGCTATCGGAGACAATGCTAAAAGCTTTACAGGACCTGTCCAATTTAAATTCGGAAGAAGTCTTCATAAAGTAGATGTAAAACTTATCAAAGGAACCACTGTTATGCCGTCAGGAGAACAAAGAGGACAGGGGACAATGACAGATTTTTACATAATTCCCTATGGACTTTTCTGTTTCTACGGAATAGCCAATGAAAAAGCATCAAATGATACACAGCTGACCGACGAAGATCTGGAAAAAATGACAGAAGCACTATGGAAAGGAATAAAAGAGTCAACAGATGTAATTTCCCGTTCCAAATTTGGACACATGCCGAGACTCTTAATAGAGATTATCTACAAAGAAGGTGAAAAGTTCCACATTGGAGAACTTAACAAAAGAGTTTCTATAAATAAGCCGGAAGCCCTTGATGATCTTGCAATAAGAGATATTGAAGAGTTTGAACTTGACCTTTCAAAACTCAAAGAAGCAGTACAGAAGCACAAAGACAAAATAGAAAAAGTTTACTACTGTATAGATGAAAGAGTTAAACTCACCGAAGGTTCCACACTGAACGAAGTTTTTGAAAACATCACTCTGGAGAAGTTTCCATGGCTTGCAGAATAATTGCTTTTGATATATGGGGAGAACTGGCACACTTCAGGCGGTTTTTTACCACTTCTTCTCCCCTCACTTTCTCTTTTCCGCCGCCAACAACCGTTAGGGGAATAATCGGAGCCATTTTAGGACTTCAAAAAAATGAATACATAGAAATTACAAATCGGTTAAGTATCGGAATATATATCACTTCCCCTATCAGGAAGCTAAGAACCGGGCTAAACATAATTTTCACCAAGGGAAGCGGTGGGAAATTTGAACCAACGCTTTTTAAAGATAAAAAGGGAGATGTTAAAAAAACCGTTAGAACGCAAATTCAAGTAGAATTCCTGAAAGATCCTGGTTACAGGATTTTCGTAGCCGGTGACGAAAAACTTCTTGATTCCCTTTTGAACTATCTGCCGTACCACAAGACAGAATACACTGTTTCCCTTGGTCTTTCTGAATGCCTTGCCGATTTTAAATTTGCAGGTGAATTTACCGCTGAAGAAGTAGAAGAAACGAGCGAAATACATTCAGCAATACCAACAAGAAAAATAAAAAACATCAGCTTAAGCAACCAGATTAAACTGGCTAAAGAGAGAATTCCCATATATATGAACGCAGAAAGAATTGTTCAGGAATATGACAATATTGTATTTGAAACCAGCGGTAAACCAATTAAGGGAGCTTTTAAAAATGTCTTCCACATTAAAGAGACCGGAGAAAACGTTCACCTGTTTACTGTCCCATCCCAACAAATGTCTAAAAGATCATTTGAAAAAGACGCAAAATCTGGTTGAAAAATACTTTCCTTATAACGACAACACGGCTAAAGAACTTGCCGCTTACGCTGCAAGGTTCCACGACGCAGGTAAAGCAACATCGTTTTTCCAGGAATACATAAAAGGAAACGGAAAATGGTCAAAAGAAAAGAACCATTCACTCCTCTCTGCTGTTATTCTTTATTACTATTTGAGAAAAATTAGAGGTATAAGTCCTTTACAGGCATTTCTTTCTTTTCTCGCAGTAAAAAAACACCATTCATTTCCGGAAGACACGTTTGAAAACGGCGGTATAATCAATGACACAGAACTGATAAAAAAACAACTTAATGCTATTTCAAAAGATAATATCAAAGAACTTGGAATTCCTGTTACTGTTCAAGAACTAAAAGAATCCATCAATGACATAATCAAAGAATTAAAATATTTCAGAAGTCTAAGGAGATTTAAAAGAAATTTTGGAGAAATAGAGAACTTTTCAATATATACAACTTTTTTATCAATATATTCCTCTCTTCTTTTCTCCGATAGAAAAGATGCTGTTGATGCTCCTGAAGTAAGTTTCCCGGACATTCCTTATGAAAAGTTTAAAAATTTGATTGATTCCATTCCTTTAAAACGGCCAATAGATGAAAAAAGACAGGAAGCAAAAGAATTTGTGCTTTCTAAAGAATTCAATCTGAAACAGCGAATCTACTCAATAAACCTCCCAACGGGTTTAGGAAAAACTTACACAGGATTTTTACAAGCACTCAAAATGAAAAAAATTCTAAAGGAAAAAACGGGCAAAAGTTTCAGGATAATATACGCATTACCCTTTATTTCCATTATTGACCAAAACTTCGAAGTACTAAAAGAAAAACTTGAACAAATTATAGACAGCACAGATTCCAGACTGATTTTAAAACACCACCACCTCAGCAACTTTGAATATTTAACTAACAATTCTGAAATCCTTCCTTTTGACATCGCAAAAGTATTAACAGAAGGTTGGGAAAGTGAAATTACTATTACCACAATAGTGCAAATATTTAATGCAATCTTTCCAAAAAACCGAAGCCAGGCACTTCGCTTTTCCAGACTTCAGAATACCATAATTATTCTTGATGAAATTCAAACTATACCTGTTAAATATTGGAAAATTTTTAATGAAATCATTGAGGATTTATCAAAAAAACTTGATTTCTACA from Desulfurobacterium sp. TC5-1 harbors:
- a CDS encoding RAMP superfamily CRISPR-associated protein, which gives rise to MVEEISIFAMAMDPVHVGTGGYSIGMVDNTIVRDPITNVPKIPGSTLAGTWRYYVTLELQSHFKEEYKADLKKREEHQDDISKLFNNPKDWMKNFNGNRFAKIKCAGQDEEPQKTLEESKNTDTGHCGHCIVCKGFGFSKKNMRWQGMIFFSDLQILFFPVFTIKGTKWITTASKLKETGIAPEIEDKQSEDKIKTETGDEKYLNLGWLYLEVEGPHNIDKNKFKIPKFGKFNLKPEDVIVVPESLFAHIVNSNLEVRTSVAIDPITGAAKEGALFTSEAIPRGTILHGTIRIFNKKAFEGKKNDESNSETLPETKYLIEALKESRHFYETLGIGGMTTRGFGRLIINSNEFEGGESSGNRK
- a CDS encoding CRISPR-associated helicase/endonuclease Cas3, yielding MKKTQNLVEKYFPYNDNTAKELAAYAARFHDAGKATSFFQEYIKGNGKWSKEKNHSLLSAVILYYYLRKIRGISPLQAFLSFLAVKKHHSFPEDTFENGGIINDTELIKKQLNAISKDNIKELGIPVTVQELKESINDIIKELKYFRSLRRFKRNFGEIENFSIYTTFLSIYSSLLFSDRKDAVDAPEVSFPDIPYEKFKNLIDSIPLKRPIDEKRQEAKEFVLSKEFNLKQRIYSINLPTGLGKTYTGFLQALKMKKILKEKTGKSFRIIYALPFISIIDQNFEVLKEKLEQIIDSTDSRLILKHHHLSNFEYLTNNSEILPFDIAKVLTEGWESEITITTIVQIFNAIFPKNRSQALRFSRLQNTIIILDEIQTIPVKYWKIFNEIIEDLSKKLDFYIIFMTATKPAIFTNHTELAGGKFFTGLNRYEIEIDLKERTIEEFLEKIDINIEKSHLFILNTVKSSQEVYKKLSETINGEIEYLSRAITPFERRERLKKIREGKVKYLISTQIVEAGVDIDFDVVIRDFAPFDSLNQSAGRCNRNGEKAGLFKIIKLIDENNQRPYWSYIYDPILSSATMEILKDKHRLTEEEFIKLTEKYFNLVKDRATDEAKTVKPFFEAVKYLRFQPMENYRCKENEKFICDMNLIEEDCGEEIFVQLNEEAVEIWNKMIEIVTKLKKGNREAFKDYLRIKHKFYDFVIKVNLNKKIPIPISKELGFYFIPIEELDNYYDKTGLKEPNLIW
- the cas7b gene encoding type I-B CRISPR-associated protein Cas7/Csh2, which translates into the protein MIRNRREYLFFYDVTDANPNGDPMDENKPRIDEETKICLVTDSRLKRIIRDELADMGEEIFIREERKEDGKLKTKEELLKSYNKGDYNEILKRCIDIRLFGGTFAIGDNAKSFTGPVQFKFGRSLHKVDVKLIKGTTVMPSGEQRGQGTMTDFYIIPYGLFCFYGIANEKASNDTQLTDEDLEKMTEALWKGIKESTDVISRSKFGHMPRLLIEIIYKEGEKFHIGELNKRVSINKPEALDDLAIRDIEEFELDLSKLKEAVQKHKDKIEKVYYCIDERVKLTEGSTLNEVFENITLEKFPWLAE
- the cas5b gene encoding type I-B CRISPR-associated protein Cas5b — encoded protein: MACRIIAFDIWGELAHFRRFFTTSSPLTFSFPPPTTVRGIIGAILGLQKNEYIEITNRLSIGIYITSPIRKLRTGLNIIFTKGSGGKFEPTLFKDKKGDVKKTVRTQIQVEFLKDPGYRIFVAGDEKLLDSLLNYLPYHKTEYTVSLGLSECLADFKFAGEFTAEEVEETSEIHSAIPTRKIKNISLSNQIKLAKERIPIYMNAERIVQEYDNIVFETSGKPIKGAFKNVFHIKETGENVHLFTVPSQQMSKRSFEKDAKSG
- a CDS encoding RAMP superfamily CRISPR-associated protein, yielding MKWYKLIFEQVQPIHVGKLNWGVVSETEIFIPGQTMWGAVVNAYLCKNKHSEIKTVQENFETITNFFPSFDEENILEPAYKDGEFAYKTKKSLITEEKFRIYFVSADFKTSINPFTVTAKEEQLYEIEYILPKPKREFLEDAKQLGFKENLYWIGLIKLKEDDIKEVFERGNFEIFVGGDARYGYGLMKLKKYKEAEEKELQKWNLNDDGKFNHDSKTPLKNFLEFSSGIKFKGDIKLIPEMDFSQNTSSVKNAKFYIAIGSMLENNPPHDLILKKGKFILES
- a CDS encoding TIGR02556 family CRISPR-associated protein produces the protein MIEAIYNLGKILMQDDGNSGKVTPEPVSADRLIIINLDKDGKLINVTDTKNVSEYEKKLLYKRVRASRRCNSCTPTFFLNIKEPQKSITCLKSIFNWMKNYNSSVKEPEDYEAILKALKSYLKDFPPQSREKILLTVTVDGNFPSEIPEIVSAFETGYVQELGFNEIGTCSLCGSTTRITGKKSPFAFYTLDKVGYISGFSTKNHGKGFPICFECFKKLEKAKQYISSRSFILTKNAPRYWLVPGVIFDTETSDSNSLKELIENIYDLEYMKKYLHLTETEHQKLADTEEDILDILKELEDYLTFHFIFIEKNQSQEIIKLHIQDIYPSRIKKLFEAKTHVEKNLELKREFTFGTLGQFFWKWDKHSKRKDLQKYFLDLIDRIFREVPFSEALLIKFLLNGIRRAYLDEEYDKLTALNALASFLFVKATTEGIMETIKTDDVRNLLETLPLLNTPEAKGLFVLGVLTQRLIDKQAGTRKGNKPFLKKLSSFKLDQRGFEKLMPELRDKMEAYEIFGKFERELFDLASECFAKANQPWKLNVEKMNFVFAVGMGMKDKIYNKKFENKTDGGKS